Proteins from a genomic interval of Lacticaseibacillus pabuli:
- a CDS encoding MurR/RpiR family transcriptional regulator, translating to MTVRGNVDSVYAELSTAEKRIADYLVDKPEEVLALNGQSMADRANTSAATISRFVKHLGFSTFTEFKMQLSADLSSGVVDDQDEEIRANESLASISGKLLRNAERVLHETVAQVHPERIEKLVDKLERADRILCFGVGASYLVAQDIAQKWNRSGSFAIATDDLNQLLPLVVDEPEKCVCWFISNSGESPEAITGAAMARKAGTTVVAMTKLGDNELSRTAEIVIQTSQPTEATVRFAATQSLHAQMMLIDIVFYAYASRHFDEVKQRITESRQLVADYKQEGMQVAKRLGKQGQ from the coding sequence ATGACAGTAAGAGGCAATGTTGATAGTGTTTATGCGGAATTAAGTACGGCGGAAAAAAGAATCGCGGATTACTTAGTTGATAAACCGGAAGAAGTGCTGGCGCTCAACGGCCAGTCGATGGCTGATCGTGCTAATACCAGTGCTGCAACGATTAGCCGGTTTGTCAAACATTTGGGATTTAGCACTTTCACCGAGTTTAAGATGCAGCTCAGCGCTGATTTGAGCAGTGGCGTCGTTGATGATCAGGATGAGGAGATTCGGGCCAACGAAAGCCTCGCCAGTATCTCGGGTAAACTGCTACGTAACGCAGAACGGGTCCTGCACGAAACGGTCGCACAAGTACACCCTGAACGAATTGAAAAGTTAGTGGACAAGCTGGAGCGTGCCGACCGCATTCTCTGCTTCGGCGTTGGAGCATCATACCTCGTTGCCCAAGATATTGCGCAGAAGTGGAACCGCAGCGGTAGCTTTGCCATCGCGACGGATGATTTGAACCAGTTGCTGCCACTAGTGGTGGATGAGCCTGAAAAATGTGTTTGCTGGTTCATCTCGAACTCTGGGGAATCACCTGAAGCGATTACTGGGGCAGCTATGGCCCGCAAGGCGGGGACAACCGTGGTCGCAATGACAAAACTCGGCGACAACGAACTGTCCCGCACGGCCGAAATCGTCATTCAGACCTCCCAGCCCACAGAGGCGACGGTGCGGTTCGCAGCCACACAATCCCTGCATGCGCAGATGATGCTGATTGATATCGTGTTCTATGCGTACGCTAGTCGGCACTTTGACGAGGTTAAGCAGCGCATTACCGAATCTCGTCAACTCGTGGCGGATTACAAGCAGGAGGGCATGCAAGTCGCGAAACGCTTGGGAAAACAGGGTCAATAA
- a CDS encoding helix-turn-helix domain-containing protein, whose amino-acid sequence MIKVNLDEILKDRGMTLTQLAEAVGMTLANLSILKTGKARAIRFSTLAQICRVLQCQPGDILEYKSDNHA is encoded by the coding sequence ATGATTAAAGTGAACCTCGATGAAATCTTGAAAGACCGCGGCATGACCCTAACGCAACTTGCTGAAGCGGTGGGGATGACACTTGCGAACCTGTCCATTTTGAAAACAGGTAAGGCGCGGGCGATTCGCTTCTCCACCTTGGCGCAAATTTGTCGGGTGTTGCAGTGCCAGCCGGGGGACATTCTCGAATACAAATCCGATAATCACGCGTAA
- a CDS encoding DUF2975 domain-containing protein: protein MRIRVLFLQFCLFIAFLIDMALSIFAFWPLTGRLITIYRNAQTAILAGTGLYFAAVAFAIACWTGWQLLRTIQQNKAFSQHAVDLLRWLKWSVSAFACGLMVILPQMYVVTQSEDAPGLILITCTIIMVPVVVAVFLAILQRLWQSALDYKTDSDLTV, encoded by the coding sequence ATGCGTATTCGGGTTCTATTTTTGCAATTTTGTTTGTTTATTGCCTTCCTAATTGATATGGCACTCTCAATTTTTGCATTCTGGCCACTAACTGGCAGATTAATTACGATTTATCGGAATGCGCAGACGGCCATTTTAGCTGGCACTGGATTATACTTTGCCGCTGTGGCTTTCGCGATTGCCTGTTGGACCGGCTGGCAACTGCTCCGCACGATTCAGCAGAATAAGGCCTTCTCCCAGCACGCCGTTGATCTGCTTCGATGGCTCAAGTGGAGCGTGAGTGCCTTTGCTTGCGGGCTAATGGTCATCTTGCCGCAAATGTATGTGGTCACGCAGTCTGAAGACGCCCCAGGACTAATTTTGATAACCTGCACGATTATTATGGTTCCCGTCGTTGTAGCCGTGTTCTTGGCCATCTTGCAGCGGCTCTGGCAGTCAGCGCTCGACTACAAGACCGACAGCGACTTGACTGTCTAG
- a CDS encoding iron-sulfur cluster biosynthesis family protein: MTDVKLSTDAATKLRELSAGGKKLILDLDDGVGPFSSVGICALNIHFNVIAAPADKVSADFNQTLDSEVGPIYIKDYSTDYFGKQPKLSLGSGSIFSFSDESGLLDGTVGTVKVNEETPLAKGQKGGAASC, from the coding sequence ATGACAGATGTCAAATTGAGCACCGATGCCGCAACGAAGCTGCGCGAACTGAGCGCGGGCGGTAAAAAGTTGATTCTGGATCTTGATGATGGCGTGGGACCTTTCTCTAGCGTCGGAATCTGTGCATTGAACATCCACTTCAATGTGATTGCGGCACCCGCAGACAAGGTATCTGCTGATTTCAACCAAACATTGGATTCTGAAGTTGGGCCAATTTACATCAAGGATTACTCCACCGACTACTTTGGTAAACAGCCAAAACTTAGCTTAGGCTCAGGCAGCATCTTCAGCTTTAGCGACGAATCCGGACTGCTTGACGGGACCGTGGGAACTGTTAAAGTTAATGAAGAAACGCCTCTGGCAAAGGGGCAAAAAGGCGGCGCAGCTAGCTGCTAG
- a CDS encoding AAA family ATPase, producing the protein MVNRLHALKIVINGHPLFRDSTEFSFVVNQRVAESGSEDLTHLFGSIYVNNLTAIIGRNASGKTMTMRLVIGVLQLLLEKISIPQTRLQEALFSNNTISFDSYFYSDDKTLFKDHLELKMGSSSTNDWQITSESIFSRHAKSSESRHSIFEFQDRDLEISRNQLNQNESSLLAPDDSLMRSIIAKHKLNVPTIFDTLALTDVNIMLYGSENVPNALLEYLDPSVDSLQIEHTEDRHTFYRLKFKGNSHEIVESNFATISKYLSSGTAKAITLYQMLLGALRTGGIVFVDEIENHFHKEIVKNFLEFFANKQINKKQASIVFSTHYAGLIDTLSRGDQVYVIRRHDQIQVDRYSELVPRADSKRSELFTSTYLTGTAPEYDAYMALRRSTIQEVINGR; encoded by the coding sequence ATGGTTAATCGACTTCATGCATTAAAAATTGTTATCAATGGGCACCCATTGTTTCGTGATTCAACTGAATTTTCGTTTGTAGTTAATCAACGCGTTGCGGAAAGTGGTTCTGAAGATTTAACTCATTTATTTGGCAGTATTTATGTCAATAACCTAACTGCCATTATTGGACGAAATGCGTCTGGAAAGACGATGACAATGCGCTTAGTTATCGGCGTTCTTCAATTACTATTAGAAAAGATTTCTATCCCCCAAACACGCCTTCAGGAGGCGCTATTCAGCAACAATACAATATCGTTTGATTCCTATTTTTACTCTGATGACAAGACCTTGTTCAAAGATCATTTGGAACTGAAAATGGGCAGTTCTTCAACAAATGATTGGCAGATTACTTCTGAATCCATTTTCTCGCGCCATGCAAAAAGTTCAGAATCAAGACACTCCATTTTTGAATTCCAAGACCGTGATTTGGAGATTAGCCGGAATCAGTTGAATCAAAACGAAAGTTCGCTGCTGGCCCCGGACGATTCTTTAATGCGATCGATTATTGCAAAACACAAACTAAATGTCCCGACTATTTTTGATACGTTGGCTTTGACAGATGTTAATATAATGCTTTATGGTAGTGAGAATGTTCCAAACGCGCTCTTAGAATATCTTGACCCATCTGTTGATTCTTTACAGATTGAGCACACCGAGGATCGCCATACCTTTTACCGTTTGAAATTTAAGGGTAATTCTCACGAAATTGTAGAGAGTAATTTTGCGACAATATCCAAATATTTGTCTTCAGGTACTGCAAAGGCGATAACTCTTTATCAAATGCTGCTAGGGGCGCTCAGAACTGGTGGGATTGTATTTGTTGACGAAATTGAGAACCATTTTCACAAAGAAATTGTCAAAAACTTTCTAGAATTTTTCGCCAATAAGCAAATTAATAAAAAACAGGCCAGCATTGTATTTTCAACACATTACGCTGGATTAATTGATACGCTGTCGCGTGGTGATCAAGTATATGTCATTCGACGGCATGATCAAATTCAAGTGGATAGGTACTCAGAATTAGTACCGCGAGCAGATTCAAAACGGAGTGAGTTGTTCACATCTACTTATCTTACCGGAACTGCGCCAGAATATGATGCCTATATGGCGCTTCGTCGTTCAACGATTCAGGAGGTAATCAATGGGCGCTGA
- the trpS gene encoding tryptophan--tRNA ligase translates to MAKKIILTGDRPTGRLHIGHYIGSLRNRVALQNSGDYESFIMIADMQALTDNARDPEKIRKSLLEVALDYLAVGIDPAKSTIFVQSQIPALSELTMYYLDLVSVARLNRNPTVKNEIQQKAFGESVPAGFLIYPVSQASDITAFKATTVPVGDDQEPMLEQTREIVRTFNRVYKKDVLVEPEGYFPPKGSGRLPGIDGNAKMSKSLGNGIYLADDEKTVAKKIMSMYTDPDHIHVEDPGKVEGNIVFTYLDEFGTDKAKIAALKEQYRAGGLGDVKIKRYLIDVMEQVLEPIRTRRAEYAKDMGAVADMLKQGSAKADAVAEQTLAEVRAAIGVNYF, encoded by the coding sequence ATGGCTAAAAAAATCATCCTGACCGGCGATCGCCCAACCGGCCGATTGCACATTGGACACTATATCGGTTCCCTGCGCAATCGTGTGGCACTGCAGAACTCTGGCGATTATGAATCATTCATTATGATTGCGGATATGCAGGCCCTCACCGACAACGCCCGCGACCCAGAAAAGATTCGCAAGTCCCTGCTGGAAGTGGCATTGGACTACCTCGCTGTCGGTATTGATCCGGCCAAGTCGACCATCTTCGTGCAGTCCCAGATTCCCGCATTGAGTGAACTGACGATGTACTACTTGGACCTCGTTTCGGTTGCCCGGTTGAACCGCAACCCAACCGTTAAGAACGAAATCCAGCAGAAGGCGTTCGGCGAATCCGTGCCAGCTGGCTTCCTGATTTACCCTGTTAGCCAGGCGTCCGACATCACGGCGTTCAAGGCAACGACGGTCCCAGTTGGGGATGACCAGGAACCAATGCTCGAGCAGACGCGTGAAATCGTGCGGACTTTCAACCGGGTCTACAAGAAGGACGTGCTGGTCGAACCAGAGGGCTACTTCCCACCAAAGGGCAGCGGTCGTCTGCCTGGGATTGACGGTAACGCCAAGATGAGTAAGTCACTCGGCAACGGGATTTACCTCGCCGATGATGAAAAGACTGTGGCCAAGAAGATCATGAGCATGTACACCGATCCAGACCATATCCACGTCGAAGATCCTGGTAAGGTTGAGGGCAACATTGTGTTCACCTACCTCGATGAGTTCGGGACGGACAAGGCCAAGATTGCGGCGCTCAAGGAACAGTATCGTGCCGGTGGTCTGGGTGACGTGAAGATCAAGCGTTACCTGATTGACGTCATGGAACAGGTCCTCGAACCAATCCGCACCCGTCGTGCAGAATACGCGAAGGACATGGGTGCCGTGGCGGATATGCTGAAGCAGGGCTCTGCAAAGGCTGATGCAGTGGCCGAACAGACGCTGGCAGAAGTGCGGGCGGCGATTGGGGTTAATTACTTCTAA